Proteins encoded by one window of Deinococcus radiodurans R1 = ATCC 13939 = DSM 20539:
- a CDS encoding DUF420 domain-containing protein, producing the protein MMTGVVAEVVNQWAVITIVLSGFALVTGVFFIRRGNREAHMRAMLVASALATVFLVLYLTRLGLGYEKKYIGPYRVGYFSLLISHVILAAANLPLALLALWNAWKGLQAAGNLGNIDAPAARPFFQRHRMWVRWTVPVWLYVAVTGWIIYLILDRYGKVMNG; encoded by the coding sequence ATGATGACGGGCGTGGTCGCCGAAGTCGTCAACCAGTGGGCTGTCATCACCATCGTCCTGAGCGGCTTCGCGCTCGTCACGGGGGTGTTTTTCATTCGCCGTGGCAACCGGGAGGCGCACATGCGCGCCATGCTGGTCGCCAGCGCCCTCGCCACCGTTTTCCTGGTGCTCTACCTCACCCGGCTGGGCCTGGGCTACGAAAAGAAATACATCGGGCCTTACCGCGTCGGCTACTTCTCGCTGCTCATCAGCCACGTGATTCTGGCCGCCGCCAACCTGCCGCTGGCGCTGCTCGCGCTCTGGAACGCCTGGAAGGGCCTGCAAGCCGCCGGAAACCTCGGCAACATCGACGCGCCCGCCGCCCGGCCCTTTTTTCAGCGCCACCGCATGTGGGTGCGCTGGACGGTGCCGGTGTGGCTCTACGTGGCGGTTACCGGCTGGATCATCTACCTGATTCTGGACCGCTACGGCAAGGTCATGAACGGCTGA
- a CDS encoding ABC transporter substrate-binding protein produces MKLKSVSTLALAMLAFGAPAAARDLTSIKKSGTLVVATEPTYPPFTYTQGKKIVGFEAELAELLAKQLGVKVEWKSSSFDTLLIGLGQGRYDMVIASHGITPERQKAVDFSNPHYCSGGVLVSKPGGPKTLADMKGKKLAVQLGTTYATRARSLPGLGNIQTYPNNTDALQALMAGRTDAYLTDRFVALEARKKTGGKLQIGALVFQEKIGIAFQKDNKSLTSAVNAALKKVQADGSYKKLSEKYFGEDIRCH; encoded by the coding sequence ATGAAGTTGAAGTCTGTCTCCACCCTTGCGCTCGCCATGCTCGCCTTCGGGGCTCCGGCGGCGGCGCGTGACCTCACGAGCATCAAAAAGTCCGGCACCCTGGTCGTGGCGACCGAGCCCACCTACCCGCCCTTTACCTACACCCAGGGCAAGAAAATCGTGGGCTTCGAGGCCGAACTCGCCGAACTGCTTGCCAAGCAGCTCGGGGTCAAGGTGGAGTGGAAGTCCTCGTCGTTCGACACCCTGCTGATCGGGCTCGGCCAGGGTCGCTACGACATGGTGATCGCCTCGCACGGCATTACCCCCGAGCGCCAGAAGGCGGTGGACTTTTCCAACCCCCACTACTGCTCGGGCGGCGTGCTCGTCAGCAAGCCCGGCGGCCCCAAAACGCTCGCCGACATGAAGGGCAAGAAGCTCGCCGTGCAGCTCGGCACGACCTACGCCACCCGCGCCCGCAGCCTGCCGGGGCTCGGCAACATCCAGACCTACCCCAACAACACCGACGCCCTGCAAGCGCTGATGGCGGGCCGCACTGACGCCTACCTCACCGACCGCTTCGTGGCGCTCGAAGCCCGCAAGAAGACCGGGGGCAAGCTTCAGATTGGGGCGCTGGTGTTTCAGGAAAAAATCGGCATCGCCTTCCAGAAGGACAACAAGTCGCTGACCAGCGCCGTCAACGCCGCGCTGAAAAAAGTGCAGGCCGACGGCAGCTACAAGAAGCTGTCGGAGAAGTACTTCGGCGAAGACATCCGCTGCCACTGA
- a CDS encoding glutamine--tRNA ligase/YqeY domain fusion protein has translation MTDAPRPTAGADAPARPPAAPLVAPNFITEIIERDLEAGKYPRVVTRFPPDPSGYAHLGHVFASLLDFNTARQYGGQFNLRMDDTNPELARQEYVDSIADDLKWLGLDWGEHFYYASDYFDRYYAYAEQLIRQGDAYVESVSPEELSRLRGNATTPGTPSPYRDRSVEENLDLLRRMKAGEFADGEHVLRAKIDLTAPNMKLRDPVLYRIVNKPHFRTSDEWHIYPAYDFEHPLQDAIEGVTHSMCSLEFVDNRAIYDWLMEKLNFDPRPHQYEFGRRGLEYTITSKRKLRELVQAGRVSGWDDPRMPTLRAQRRLGVTPEAVRAFAAQIGVSRTNRTVDIAVYENAVRDDLNHRAPRVMAVLDPVKVTLTNLDGEKTLSLPYWPHDVVRDSPDGLVGMPGGGRVAPEEAVRDVPLTRELYIERDDFSPAPPKGFKRLTPGGTVRLRGAGIIRADDFGTDEAGQVTHIRATLLGEDAKAAGVIHWVSAERALPAEFRLYDRLFRVPHPEGENADVEDDSAGPAEHEAEPGAGQETAPVSQGFMRYLTPDSLRVLRGYVEPSVAGDPADTRYQFERQGYFWRDPVELERVDSREDALVFGRIITLKDTWGKQGGGTQQKAEGKKRPSTKGRGPDEVRGEGSSSPAKAHAPKAQPLTPEQDAEFTRLLGLGASEGDARTIARDPALLAFVGGAAPGDTFAQVASWTVNELVAGLRAGEVKVRAADLAPLAEGVASGQLSARIAREALARAAASGDAPLTIIEREGLNAGLSAEALQQVVAQVIAANPDKAEAYRGGKTALLGFFTGQVMRATAGKADPQALAAALKDALA, from the coding sequence ATGACCGATGCCCCCCGCCCAACCGCCGGGGCCGACGCCCCAGCCCGGCCCCCCGCTGCCCCACTCGTCGCGCCCAACTTCATCACCGAAATCATCGAGCGCGACCTTGAGGCCGGCAAGTACCCCCGCGTCGTGACCCGTTTTCCGCCCGACCCCAGCGGCTACGCGCACCTGGGGCACGTCTTTGCCAGCCTGCTCGACTTCAACACGGCGCGGCAGTACGGCGGGCAGTTCAACCTGCGCATGGACGACACCAACCCCGAGCTGGCGCGGCAGGAGTACGTGGACTCCATCGCCGACGACCTGAAGTGGTTGGGGCTCGACTGGGGCGAGCACTTCTACTACGCCAGCGACTATTTCGACCGCTACTACGCCTATGCCGAGCAACTCATTCGCCAGGGCGACGCCTACGTGGAAAGTGTAAGCCCCGAGGAACTGTCGCGGCTGCGCGGCAACGCGACCACGCCCGGCACGCCGAGTCCTTACCGTGACCGCTCGGTTGAAGAAAATCTCGACCTGCTGCGCCGCATGAAGGCCGGCGAATTTGCCGACGGTGAGCACGTCCTGCGCGCCAAGATTGACCTCACCGCCCCCAATATGAAGCTGCGCGACCCGGTGCTGTACCGCATCGTCAACAAGCCGCACTTCCGCACCAGCGACGAGTGGCACATCTACCCCGCCTACGACTTCGAGCACCCCTTGCAAGACGCCATCGAGGGCGTGACCCACTCCATGTGCAGCCTGGAATTCGTGGACAACCGCGCCATCTACGACTGGCTGATGGAAAAACTGAACTTCGACCCGCGCCCCCACCAGTATGAATTCGGGCGCCGGGGGCTGGAATACACCATCACCAGCAAGCGCAAGCTGCGCGAACTGGTGCAGGCGGGCCGGGTGAGCGGCTGGGACGACCCCCGCATGCCCACCCTGCGTGCCCAGCGCCGCCTGGGGGTCACGCCGGAAGCGGTGCGGGCCTTCGCCGCCCAGATCGGGGTGAGCCGCACCAACCGCACGGTGGACATCGCCGTGTACGAAAACGCGGTGCGCGACGACCTCAACCACCGTGCCCCCCGCGTGATGGCGGTGCTGGACCCAGTGAAGGTCACGCTGACCAATTTGGACGGCGAAAAGACGCTCTCGCTTCCCTACTGGCCGCACGACGTGGTGCGCGACTCGCCCGACGGTCTGGTCGGAATGCCCGGCGGCGGGCGGGTGGCCCCCGAGGAAGCTGTGCGCGACGTGCCGCTCACCCGCGAGCTGTACATCGAGCGCGACGACTTCAGCCCCGCGCCGCCCAAGGGCTTCAAGCGCCTGACCCCCGGCGGCACGGTCCGGCTGCGCGGCGCCGGCATCATTCGCGCCGACGACTTCGGGACCGACGAGGCGGGGCAGGTCACCCACATCCGCGCCACCCTGCTGGGTGAGGACGCCAAAGCGGCGGGCGTCATCCACTGGGTGAGCGCCGAGCGTGCCCTGCCGGCCGAGTTTCGCCTCTATGACCGCCTGTTCCGGGTGCCGCACCCCGAGGGCGAAAACGCGGACGTGGAGGACGACAGCGCCGGCCCCGCCGAACACGAGGCCGAGCCGGGCGCCGGGCAGGAAACGGCGCCGGTCAGCCAGGGCTTCATGCGCTACCTCACCCCCGATAGCCTGCGCGTGCTGCGCGGTTACGTGGAGCCGAGCGTGGCCGGCGACCCGGCAGACACCCGCTACCAGTTCGAGCGTCAGGGCTACTTCTGGCGCGACCCTGTTGAATTGGAACGGGTAGACAGCCGCGAGGACGCGCTGGTGTTCGGGCGCATCATCACCCTGAAAGACACCTGGGGCAAGCAGGGCGGCGGCACCCAGCAGAAGGCGGAAGGCAAGAAGCGACCCTCTACCAAGGGGAGAGGGCCTGACGAAGTCAGGGGTGAGGGGTCTTCTTCCCCAGCTAAAGCCCATGCGCCCAAAGCCCAGCCCCTCACCCCCGAACAGGACGCCGAATTCACCCGGCTGCTCGGCCTCGGTGCCTCGGAGGGGGACGCCCGCACCATCGCCCGTGACCCGGCGCTGCTCGCCTTCGTGGGGGGGGCGGCGCCGGGGGACACCTTCGCTCAGGTCGCCTCGTGGACAGTCAACGAACTCGTCGCGGGCCTGCGTGCCGGGGAGGTGAAGGTGCGGGCCGCCGACCTCGCGCCGCTCGCCGAGGGGGTGGCGAGTGGGCAACTCAGCGCGCGCATTGCGCGTGAGGCCCTCGCCCGCGCCGCCGCCAGCGGGGACGCGCCGCTCACCATCATCGAGCGCGAGGGTCTGAATGCCGGCCTGAGCGCCGAGGCCCTGCAACAGGTAGTGGCCCAAGTCATCGCCGCCAATCCCGACAAGGCGGAGGCCTACCGCGGCGGCAAGACCGCGCTGCTCGGTTTTTTCACCGGGCAGGTCATGCGCGCGACCGCCGGCAAGGCCGACCCGCAGGCGCTCGCGGCGGCGCTCAAAGACGCTCTCGCCTGA
- a CDS encoding CHAD domain-containing protein — MSKSSKKGKTGTDQRASLGAQLSGLWPALVQGDPKAVHEARKLTRKVGAELSVTGAPKKVRRAWRDLRRAVAPLRDHDVAGEHLAAALEEQGRSPHEIADFRRDWQRRRAELLAGVQWPEQPPLPERPDKFKRRARRTLAHEAQDLLDDTPAVLKAESPETWHEWRKALKHYRYTLELVDKSPDVLLNTLDALGRMQDAEVVRGLLTENQLLPDQREALLARELEARRTSQEQVRTLWPDLKKHLKAQRR, encoded by the coding sequence ATGTCCAAGTCCTCCAAAAAAGGCAAGACAGGAACCGACCAGCGGGCCTCGCTCGGCGCGCAGCTCTCAGGCCTGTGGCCCGCGCTGGTGCAAGGTGACCCCAAAGCGGTGCACGAAGCCCGCAAGCTGACGCGCAAGGTGGGTGCCGAACTGTCCGTGACGGGCGCTCCCAAGAAGGTCCGCCGGGCCTGGCGTGACCTGCGCCGCGCGGTGGCGCCGCTGCGCGACCACGACGTGGCCGGGGAGCACCTCGCCGCCGCGCTGGAAGAACAGGGACGCTCCCCACACGAGATTGCCGACTTTCGCCGCGACTGGCAAAGGCGGCGCGCCGAACTGCTCGCCGGGGTGCAGTGGCCGGAGCAGCCGCCGTTGCCTGAGCGCCCCGACAAATTCAAACGCCGCGCCCGCCGCACCCTGGCCCACGAGGCGCAGGATCTGCTGGACGACACCCCCGCCGTGCTGAAGGCCGAGAGCCCCGAAACGTGGCACGAGTGGCGCAAAGCGCTCAAGCACTACCGTTACACCCTGGAACTGGTGGACAAGTCGCCCGACGTGCTCCTGAACACCCTAGACGCCCTGGGCCGGATGCAGGATGCCGAGGTGGTGCGCGGCCTGCTCACCGAAAACCAGTTGCTGCCTGACCAGCGTGAAGCGCTGCTCGCCCGCGAGCTGGAGGCCCGCCGCACTTCGCAGGAGCAGGTGCGGACGCTGTGGCCTGACCTGAAAAAGCATTTGAAGGCGCAGAGGAGGTAA
- a CDS encoding DedA family protein → MTDWIQNLMDSMGYLGILLLMVLENVFPPIPSELIMPSAGFAAARGDMSLGMVVLMGTLGSVIGTLPLYYIGRAFGEDKLVAWADKHGKWLTLSGKDIKKADAWFDRYGAGAVLFGRMVPGIRSLLSLPAGMSEMPLPKFLIYSAIGSALWSAALAYAGYALGENYDRVEQYVAPVSKVIVGLLVIGAAAWFIRRKREQGSRTGG, encoded by the coding sequence ATGACCGACTGGATTCAAAACCTGATGGACAGCATGGGTTACCTCGGCATTCTGCTGCTGATGGTGCTGGAAAACGTGTTTCCGCCGATTCCCAGCGAACTCATCATGCCCTCGGCGGGCTTCGCGGCGGCGCGCGGTGACATGTCGCTCGGCATGGTGGTCCTGATGGGCACGCTCGGCAGCGTCATCGGTACCCTGCCGCTGTACTACATCGGGCGGGCTTTCGGGGAAGACAAACTCGTCGCCTGGGCCGACAAACACGGCAAGTGGCTCACCCTGAGCGGCAAGGACATCAAGAAGGCCGACGCCTGGTTCGACCGCTACGGCGCGGGGGCGGTGCTGTTCGGGCGCATGGTGCCGGGCATCCGCAGTCTGCTGAGCCTGCCTGCGGGCATGAGCGAAATGCCGCTGCCCAAGTTCCTGATCTACTCGGCCATCGGCTCGGCGCTGTGGAGTGCGGCGCTGGCCTACGCCGGATACGCCCTCGGCGAAAACTATGACCGGGTCGAGCAGTACGTCGCCCCGGTGTCGAAGGTCATCGTGGGGCTTCTCGTCATTGGCGCCGCTGCCTGGTTCATCCGCCGCAAGCGCGAGCAGGGGAGCCGCACTGGGGGCTGA
- a CDS encoding HAD family hydrolase, with amino-acid sequence MTPAATIPEGLRAVVFDFDGTILDTETREFHHWQELYREHGRELALSDWQRGVGTWDAFDPWAGLPEQVQADRENVRARLHDTIVSDIAGQDLRPGVRAVLEGVKAAGLRLALATSSDREWVTRWMRQHNLLDLFEAVATRDDVRRVKPDPELYLLAAARLGLRPEECLAVEDSFNGATAAVAAGMRLVVVPNDVTRTQPFPAEWRRLEDGYAGGLAGLLGE; translated from the coding sequence ATGACTCCCGCCGCCACCATCCCCGAGGGCCTGCGCGCCGTCGTCTTCGACTTCGACGGCACCATTCTGGACACCGAAACCCGCGAGTTTCACCACTGGCAAGAGCTGTACCGCGAGCATGGGCGTGAGCTCGCGCTCAGCGACTGGCAACGCGGCGTGGGCACCTGGGACGCCTTCGACCCCTGGGCCGGGCTGCCCGAGCAGGTGCAGGCCGACCGGGAAAATGTCCGCGCCCGGCTGCACGACACCATCGTTTCAGACATTGCCGGACAAGACCTGCGCCCCGGCGTGCGGGCGGTGCTGGAAGGCGTGAAGGCCGCCGGGCTGCGCCTCGCCCTGGCGACGAGCAGTGACCGTGAGTGGGTCACCCGTTGGATGCGCCAGCACAACCTGCTGGACCTGTTCGAGGCGGTGGCGACCCGCGACGACGTGCGCCGCGTCAAGCCCGACCCCGAGCTGTACCTGCTCGCCGCCGCGCGGCTGGGCCTGCGCCCCGAGGAGTGCCTTGCCGTCGAAGATTCCTTTAATGGGGCCACCGCTGCCGTCGCCGCCGGAATGCGTCTGGTCGTCGTGCCCAACGACGTGACGCGCACCCAGCCTTTCCCCGCCGAGTGGCGGCGGTTGGAGGACGGGTACGCGGGGGGGCTGGCCGGGTTGCTAGGGGAATGA
- the panB gene encoding 3-methyl-2-oxobutanoate hydroxymethyltransferase: protein MQPESASPQLASPARVKRSLPDLTHPELTSSGAPLVMVTAYDYPGARHAEAAGVDLILVGDSLGNVVLGYDSTAPVTLADMIHHGKAVRRGAPNTFLVVDLPFGTYHAGVTDAMRHAVRVIQETGADAVKMEGSTPEVLDVVRVLSRNGVPVMGHVGLMPQTAAAQGGLRVQGKDDDSARRTLEGAVALQEAGAFAVVLEAIPARLARLISERLSVATIGIGAGVHCDGQVLVYHDLLGLYEGEEKKIAKRYADLGREAREAIAHYAAEVRAREFPSKDNSFVMKDEVLDKLY, encoded by the coding sequence ATGCAGCCCGAATCCGCGTCTCCTCAATTGGCGTCTCCGGCCCGCGTCAAACGCAGCCTGCCCGACCTGACCCATCCTGAACTCACATCCTCTGGCGCGCCGCTGGTGATGGTGACCGCCTACGACTATCCGGGCGCGCGCCACGCCGAGGCCGCCGGGGTGGACCTGATTCTGGTGGGCGACAGCCTGGGCAACGTGGTGCTGGGCTACGACTCCACCGCGCCGGTCACGCTTGCCGACATGATTCACCACGGCAAGGCCGTGCGGCGGGGAGCACCGAACACCTTTCTGGTGGTGGACCTGCCGTTCGGCACCTACCACGCAGGCGTGACCGACGCGATGCGGCACGCCGTGCGGGTCATTCAGGAGACGGGCGCCGACGCCGTGAAGATGGAAGGCTCCACCCCCGAGGTGCTCGACGTCGTGCGGGTGCTCTCGCGCAACGGCGTGCCGGTGATGGGGCACGTGGGGCTGATGCCGCAGACCGCCGCCGCCCAGGGAGGCCTGCGCGTGCAGGGCAAGGACGACGACAGCGCCCGCCGCACCCTGGAAGGCGCAGTCGCGTTGCAGGAAGCAGGGGCCTTCGCGGTGGTCCTCGAAGCCATTCCCGCCCGGCTCGCTCGCCTGATTTCCGAGCGGCTGAGCGTCGCCACCATCGGCATCGGCGCAGGCGTTCATTGCGACGGGCAGGTACTCGTCTATCACGACCTGCTGGGGCTCTACGAAGGCGAGGAAAAGAAAATTGCCAAGCGCTACGCCGACCTGGGGCGCGAGGCCCGTGAAGCCATCGCTCACTACGCCGCCGAGGTCCGCGCCCGCGAGTTTCCCAGCAAGGACAACAGCTTCGTGATGAAGGACGAGGTGCTCGACAAGCTGTATTGA
- a CDS encoding COX15/CtaA family protein produces the protein MSGTLSARPRAGVRAGSWLSRLAWVALIYNLLVILWGAVVRLTGAGAGCGDHWPLCNGVVIPPSPTLHTIIEFSHRLTSGASGLLAIGLVALAFRQTPKGHPARFGALLSLGLIILEGLVGGVQVLLGLTADSTDPARGFVQGIHLANTFALLGALLLTALWARGEPRLRLRGQGRVGWLSAIGLGLTLLLGMAGAVTALGDLLFAPAPGTPIDTVRRDFSASAGLIENLRVIHPMLAVITSVYLGWLGVWLSRLRPGQEVQRWTRVVWGLLGAQMVAGFVNVALKAPAWMQLTHLLLACLLWLAVVMLVYRALTGLGVQRPARPVAPEEPAPLGEPI, from the coding sequence TTGAGCGGAACCCTGAGTGCAAGGCCGCGCGCCGGCGTGAGGGCAGGCAGTTGGCTCTCCCGCCTCGCCTGGGTGGCCCTGATCTACAACCTGCTGGTGATCCTGTGGGGCGCGGTGGTGCGCCTGACCGGCGCGGGCGCGGGCTGCGGCGACCACTGGCCGCTGTGCAACGGGGTGGTTATTCCCCCGAGTCCCACCCTGCACACCATCATCGAATTCAGCCACCGCCTGACCAGCGGCGCGAGCGGCCTGCTCGCCATCGGGCTGGTGGCCCTGGCCTTCCGGCAGACCCCCAAGGGGCACCCGGCCCGCTTCGGGGCGCTGCTGAGCCTGGGCCTGATCATTCTGGAAGGCCTGGTCGGCGGCGTGCAGGTGCTGCTCGGCCTGACCGCCGATTCCACCGACCCGGCACGCGGTTTCGTGCAGGGCATCCACCTCGCCAACACCTTCGCGCTGCTCGGGGCGCTGCTGCTCACGGCGCTGTGGGCGCGGGGCGAACCCCGACTGCGGCTGCGTGGTCAAGGCCGGGTCGGGTGGCTCAGCGCCATCGGCCTGGGCCTGACGCTGCTGCTCGGCATGGCGGGCGCGGTGACGGCGCTGGGCGACCTGCTGTTTGCCCCGGCGCCCGGCACGCCCATCGACACGGTGCGGCGCGACTTCTCGGCCAGCGCCGGCCTGATTGAGAACCTGCGTGTCATTCACCCCATGCTCGCTGTCATTACCAGCGTCTATCTGGGCTGGCTCGGCGTGTGGCTGAGCCGCCTGCGCCCCGGCCAGGAAGTGCAGCGCTGGACCCGCGTGGTCTGGGGGCTGCTCGGCGCACAGATGGTCGCGGGCTTCGTCAATGTGGCCCTCAAGGCGCCGGCCTGGATGCAACTGACCCACCTGCTGCTCGCCTGCTTGCTGTGGCTCGCCGTGGTGATGCTGGTGTACCGTGCCCTCACTGGCCTCGGTGTACAGCGTCCCGCCCGCCCGGTCGCCCCTGAAGAACCGGCCCCCCTTGGAGAACCCATATGA